One window from the genome of Zerene cesonia ecotype Mississippi chromosome 1, Zerene_cesonia_1.1, whole genome shotgun sequence encodes:
- the LOC119840400 gene encoding polycomb protein Asx isoform X1, which translates to MELDVSPVESMDMEYSDNSSDNKYLTCSTNEQYTVIRIPQDNEKPSKHSSKKQSKRRKKSSNHSRPLPRIIVKPLPPPPPTENREWTAASTCTEPSSSNKPSTMREVLASIPGFCLKPRKRSGKKLSTAAQLQQTREGCIDLETPDSILVNTNIRQLLNKHTFSLLPPLYQCKLGQLLPNVDRISSSGRLSSSSLNNEFFARACLEWQEGLSGGEFTPENQQKMKTEAEKEKSKIDPWKLKHFEPFWGEKSRKEKSSSNVNSERPSLKTTIKLRPTASITSSSTVPKVKKSKSSSNSKRMRSVGAVTRSSAKVEENDEECSIATNKTAAPIPDLLPIKNARGHNHGYVEFPMDFSFSDSSVARTDDTVSTTPVDPLLLPDSESEIKQDLDMTVVKIEESSTSKDYEEDKCNDSDTNFAECNKRLSSDDEEYRFSKRLRYEEDPTTPKHFEEVKCTASDNESLECIKRINNDCDKYSFSKKIRFEANNAFITKHAEKPTNCNGSDIDTNENADQLYQNNDNDYPDHDIGDTNSEDSKATTSAYEYDERSVSSISSLKIEAHLNNVSIVNETNDSEREYEVKHAQESTSTERETSENNRNKFVPELSENSENVYLNDIPAQPKTSPKRTKDEVDDESYENIEMIKDADDKTLVHQNVEGIDLQNDDTETVHKSPDKCKGLQDAPNYYDEHFKDAESFILETGGLPIISSQSEDVKYTSQPNFMELTSYMSETNATAIVTMPMTQTTSLPMMEVTNTSMVSYPEDMHDPAKPKNSSILWKTENEWVNNENIITLHNFSNMNTDSAKYVSEDSKTSIEDVNINDENCMFKEERDANFNMESSNSSESCQSMKDTLKQESEAVPNLVSSTTVANPQVNSSVTHTVRSSGKKSKSGKESSRSRSTNKVPPGAVNLERSYQICQAVIQNSPNRDALRSQLRPPPALLTRPTRQPRPPPPVLVRQVSGAVIQHNEINENRPNNMGQYILVQRTPNVAPRASSAPPTNQNININVTRCRSVGADDSCVCNLRAMILCKKCGAFCHDDCIGSAELCLTCLIR; encoded by the exons ATGGAGTTAGATGTATCACCCGTCGAAAGTATGGACATGGAATATTCAGACAATTCCtctgataataaatacttgaCATGCAGTACGAATGAGCAATATACTGTCATTCGCATTCCACAAGATAATGAAAAGCCTAGTAAACATTCCTCTAAAAAACAGTCGAAacgaagaaaaaaaagttcaaaCCACTCCAGGCCTTTACCAAGAATCATAGTAAAACCTTTGCCTCCACCTCCACCGACCGAAAACAGGGAATGGACGGCCGCTTCAACATGTACTGAACCATCTTCATCAAATAAACCATCAACAATGCGTGAAGTGCTGGCTAGTATACCAggattttgtttaaaaccaAGAAAAAGAAGTGGAAAGAAACTGTCCACAGCCGCCCAATTACAACAAACCAGAGAAGGTTGTATTGACTTAGAAACACCCGACTCTATACTtgttaatactaatattaggcaattattgaataaacatacattttcacTATTGCCTCCTTTGTATCAGTGTAAACTTGGACAATTACTTCCTAACGTTGATAGGATCAGTTCTTCCGGAAGGTTAAGTTCATCTAGTCTTAATAATGAGTTTTTTGCCCGTGCTTGCTTGGAATGGCAAGAAGGTCTTTCAGGAGGTGAATTTACACCAGAAAATCAGCAGAAAATGAAGACTGAagcagaaaaagaaaaaagtaagATTGATCCTTGGAAGCTTAAGCATTTTGAGCCATTTTGGGGTGAAAAatcaagaaaagaaaaatcttcATCAAATGTAAATTCAGAACGGCCATCATTAAAAACCACAATCAAACTAAGACCAACAGCATCAATAACTAGCAGCAGTACTGTAccaaaagttaaaaaaagtaaatcatCAAGTAACAGCAAGAGAATGCGCTCTGTTGGAGCTGTGACACGCTCCTCCGCAAAAGTTGAAGAAAATGATGAAGAATGTAGTATAGCAACTAACAAAACTGCAGCTCCAATACCAGATTTGTTGCCTATTAAAAATGCTAGGGGGCACAATCATGGCTATGTTGAATTTCCAATGGATTTTAGTTTTTCAGATTCATCTGTAGCTAGAACTGATGACACTGTGTCAACTACACCTGTTGATCCTCTTCTACTTCCAGATAGTGAAAGTGAAATTAAACAAGATCTAGATATGACTGTAGTCAAAATAGAAGAAAGTAGTACATCAAAAGATTATGAAGAAGATAAGTGCAATGATTCAGATACTAATTTTGCtgaatgtaataaaagatTAAGCAGTGACGATGAAGAGTATAGATTTTCAAAAAGATTAAGGTATGAAGAAGATCCTACAACTCCTAAACACTTTGAAGAGGTAAAGTGCACAGCTTCTGATAATGAATCTCTTGAATGCATAAAGAGAATAAACAATGATTGTGATAAATACTCATTTTCTAAGAAAATAAGATTTGAGGCTAATAATGCTTTCATTACAAAGCATGCAGAAAAACCAACAAATTGCAATGGTTCTGATATAGACACTAATGAAAATGCAGACcaattatatcaaaacaatGATAATGATTACCCAGACCATGATATAGGTGACACAAATAGTGAAGACAGCAAGGCTACTACATCTGCTTATGAGTATGATGAGCGAAGTGTTTCTTCTATATCCAGTTTAAAAATAGAGGCCCACCTTAATAATGTTTCTATTGTCAATGAGACCAATGACAGTGAAAGAGAATATGAAGTAAAACATGCTCAAGAAAGCACTAGCACTGAAAGAGAAACAAGTGAAaacaacagaaataaatttgtacctGAACTATCTGAAAACAGTGAAAATGTTTACCTTAATGACATTCCTGCACAACCTAAAACATCTCCAAAAAGAACTAAAGATGAAGTAGATGATGAATcctatgaaaatattgaaatgataaaaGATGCTGATGATAAAACCCTTGTTCATCAGAATGTAGAGGGAATAGACTTGCAAAATGATGATACTGAAACTGTTCATAAGTCTCCTGATAAATGTAAAGGTTTACAAGATGCTCCCAACTACTATGATGAACACTTTAAGGATGCAGagtcatttattttagagACTGGTGGCTTACCTATTATTTCATCTc aGAGTGAAgatgtaaaatatacatcCCAGCCTAATTTTATGGAACTGACATCTTACATGAGTGAAACAA atgctACTGCAATAGTCACAATGCCCATGACACAGACCACTTCTTTGCCAATGATGGAGGTGACAAATACATCT ATGGTATCATACCCTGAAGACATGCATGACCCTGCCAAACCTAAGAACTCTTCAATTTTATGGAAAACTGAAAATGAATGGGtaaacaatgaaaacattataacattacataacTTTTCTAACATGAACACAGATAGTGCAAAATATGTAAGTGAAGATTCAAAAACAAGTATAGaagatgtaaatataaatgatgagAATTGTATGTTTAAAGAGGAGAGAGATGCCAATTTTAATATGGAGTCATCAAATTCATCGGAGAGTTGTCAATCAATGAAAGATACATTAAAGCAAGAATCAGAAGCAGTACCTAATCTAGTGTCTAGTACAACTGTGGCAAATCCACAAGTGAATTCGTCAGTGACACACACTGTTAGATCTTCTGGAAAGAAATCAAAATCTGGAAAAGAGTCAAGCAG GAGTCGCAGCACAAATAAAGTACCACCAGGGGCTGTAAACCTAGAACGGAGCTATCAGATATGTCAAGCTGTTATTCAGAACAGTCCAAACCGTGATGCCCTGCGGAGTCAATTGAGGCCTCCTCCAGCGCTACTGACGAGACCCACACGGCAACCTCGGCCACCACCTCCTGTTCTAGTTAGACAAGTATCTGGAGCTGTTATACAACACAATGAG ATAAATGAGAATCGACCAAACAACATGGGTCAATATATTCTAGTTCAAAGAACTCCAAACGTTGCACCTCGAGCATCAAGTGCGCCACCCACCAatcagaatataaatatt
- the LOC119840400 gene encoding polycomb protein Asx isoform X2 produces MELDVSPVESMDMEYSDNSSDNKYLTCSTNEQYTVIRIPQDNEKPSKHSSKKQSKRRKKSSNHSRPLPRIIVKPLPPPPPTENREWTAASTCTEPSSSNKPSTMREVLASIPGFCLKPRKRSGKKLSTAAQLQQTREGCIDLETPDSILVNTNIRQLLNKHTFSLLPPLYQCKLGQLLPNVDRISSSGRLSSSSLNNEFFARACLEWQEGLSGGEFTPENQQKMKTEAEKEKSKIDPWKLKHFEPFWGEKSRKEKSSSNVNSERPSLKTTIKLRPTASITSSSTVPKVKKSKSSSNSKRMRSVGAVTRSSAKVEENDEECSIATNKTAAPIPDLLPIKNARGHNHGYVEFPMDFSFSDSSVARTDDTVSTTPVDPLLLPDSESEIKQDLDMTVVKIEESSTSKDYEEDKCNDSDTNFAECNKRLSSDDEEYRFSKRLRYEEDPTTPKHFEEVKCTASDNESLECIKRINNDCDKYSFSKKIRFEANNAFITKHAEKPTNCNGSDIDTNENADQLYQNNDNDYPDHDIGDTNSEDSKATTSAYEYDERSVSSISSLKIEAHLNNVSIVNETNDSEREYEVKHAQESTSTERETSENNRNKFVPELSENSENVYLNDIPAQPKTSPKRTKDEVDDESYENIEMIKDADDKTLVHQNVEGIDLQNDDTETVHKSPDKCKGLQDAPNYYDEHFKDAESFILETGGLPIISSHATAIVTMPMTQTTSLPMMEVTNTSMVSYPEDMHDPAKPKNSSILWKTENEWVNNENIITLHNFSNMNTDSAKYVSEDSKTSIEDVNINDENCMFKEERDANFNMESSNSSESCQSMKDTLKQESEAVPNLVSSTTVANPQVNSSVTHTVRSSGKKSKSGKESSRSRSTNKVPPGAVNLERSYQICQAVIQNSPNRDALRSQLRPPPALLTRPTRQPRPPPPVLVRQVSGAVIQHNEINENRPNNMGQYILVQRTPNVAPRASSAPPTNQNININVTRCRSVGADDSCVCNLRAMILCKKCGAFCHDDCIGSAELCLTCLIR; encoded by the exons ATGGAGTTAGATGTATCACCCGTCGAAAGTATGGACATGGAATATTCAGACAATTCCtctgataataaatacttgaCATGCAGTACGAATGAGCAATATACTGTCATTCGCATTCCACAAGATAATGAAAAGCCTAGTAAACATTCCTCTAAAAAACAGTCGAAacgaagaaaaaaaagttcaaaCCACTCCAGGCCTTTACCAAGAATCATAGTAAAACCTTTGCCTCCACCTCCACCGACCGAAAACAGGGAATGGACGGCCGCTTCAACATGTACTGAACCATCTTCATCAAATAAACCATCAACAATGCGTGAAGTGCTGGCTAGTATACCAggattttgtttaaaaccaAGAAAAAGAAGTGGAAAGAAACTGTCCACAGCCGCCCAATTACAACAAACCAGAGAAGGTTGTATTGACTTAGAAACACCCGACTCTATACTtgttaatactaatattaggcaattattgaataaacatacattttcacTATTGCCTCCTTTGTATCAGTGTAAACTTGGACAATTACTTCCTAACGTTGATAGGATCAGTTCTTCCGGAAGGTTAAGTTCATCTAGTCTTAATAATGAGTTTTTTGCCCGTGCTTGCTTGGAATGGCAAGAAGGTCTTTCAGGAGGTGAATTTACACCAGAAAATCAGCAGAAAATGAAGACTGAagcagaaaaagaaaaaagtaagATTGATCCTTGGAAGCTTAAGCATTTTGAGCCATTTTGGGGTGAAAAatcaagaaaagaaaaatcttcATCAAATGTAAATTCAGAACGGCCATCATTAAAAACCACAATCAAACTAAGACCAACAGCATCAATAACTAGCAGCAGTACTGTAccaaaagttaaaaaaagtaaatcatCAAGTAACAGCAAGAGAATGCGCTCTGTTGGAGCTGTGACACGCTCCTCCGCAAAAGTTGAAGAAAATGATGAAGAATGTAGTATAGCAACTAACAAAACTGCAGCTCCAATACCAGATTTGTTGCCTATTAAAAATGCTAGGGGGCACAATCATGGCTATGTTGAATTTCCAATGGATTTTAGTTTTTCAGATTCATCTGTAGCTAGAACTGATGACACTGTGTCAACTACACCTGTTGATCCTCTTCTACTTCCAGATAGTGAAAGTGAAATTAAACAAGATCTAGATATGACTGTAGTCAAAATAGAAGAAAGTAGTACATCAAAAGATTATGAAGAAGATAAGTGCAATGATTCAGATACTAATTTTGCtgaatgtaataaaagatTAAGCAGTGACGATGAAGAGTATAGATTTTCAAAAAGATTAAGGTATGAAGAAGATCCTACAACTCCTAAACACTTTGAAGAGGTAAAGTGCACAGCTTCTGATAATGAATCTCTTGAATGCATAAAGAGAATAAACAATGATTGTGATAAATACTCATTTTCTAAGAAAATAAGATTTGAGGCTAATAATGCTTTCATTACAAAGCATGCAGAAAAACCAACAAATTGCAATGGTTCTGATATAGACACTAATGAAAATGCAGACcaattatatcaaaacaatGATAATGATTACCCAGACCATGATATAGGTGACACAAATAGTGAAGACAGCAAGGCTACTACATCTGCTTATGAGTATGATGAGCGAAGTGTTTCTTCTATATCCAGTTTAAAAATAGAGGCCCACCTTAATAATGTTTCTATTGTCAATGAGACCAATGACAGTGAAAGAGAATATGAAGTAAAACATGCTCAAGAAAGCACTAGCACTGAAAGAGAAACAAGTGAAaacaacagaaataaatttgtacctGAACTATCTGAAAACAGTGAAAATGTTTACCTTAATGACATTCCTGCACAACCTAAAACATCTCCAAAAAGAACTAAAGATGAAGTAGATGATGAATcctatgaaaatattgaaatgataaaaGATGCTGATGATAAAACCCTTGTTCATCAGAATGTAGAGGGAATAGACTTGCAAAATGATGATACTGAAACTGTTCATAAGTCTCCTGATAAATGTAAAGGTTTACAAGATGCTCCCAACTACTATGATGAACACTTTAAGGATGCAGagtcatttattttagagACTGGTGGCTTACCTATTATTTCATCTc atgctACTGCAATAGTCACAATGCCCATGACACAGACCACTTCTTTGCCAATGATGGAGGTGACAAATACATCT ATGGTATCATACCCTGAAGACATGCATGACCCTGCCAAACCTAAGAACTCTTCAATTTTATGGAAAACTGAAAATGAATGGGtaaacaatgaaaacattataacattacataacTTTTCTAACATGAACACAGATAGTGCAAAATATGTAAGTGAAGATTCAAAAACAAGTATAGaagatgtaaatataaatgatgagAATTGTATGTTTAAAGAGGAGAGAGATGCCAATTTTAATATGGAGTCATCAAATTCATCGGAGAGTTGTCAATCAATGAAAGATACATTAAAGCAAGAATCAGAAGCAGTACCTAATCTAGTGTCTAGTACAACTGTGGCAAATCCACAAGTGAATTCGTCAGTGACACACACTGTTAGATCTTCTGGAAAGAAATCAAAATCTGGAAAAGAGTCAAGCAG GAGTCGCAGCACAAATAAAGTACCACCAGGGGCTGTAAACCTAGAACGGAGCTATCAGATATGTCAAGCTGTTATTCAGAACAGTCCAAACCGTGATGCCCTGCGGAGTCAATTGAGGCCTCCTCCAGCGCTACTGACGAGACCCACACGGCAACCTCGGCCACCACCTCCTGTTCTAGTTAGACAAGTATCTGGAGCTGTTATACAACACAATGAG ATAAATGAGAATCGACCAAACAACATGGGTCAATATATTCTAGTTCAAAGAACTCCAAACGTTGCACCTCGAGCATCAAGTGCGCCACCCACCAatcagaatataaatatt
- the LOC119840716 gene encoding ATP-dependent RNA helicase DBP2-like: MGRGRDRSRDRRRSRSRSRSRSRSRSPRYGLGSGGGGGGGGGGGYGGGGRRNNPGANLRKPKWDLSRLKPFKKDFYIPHPDVEKRPDSEVEAWRSSNEITLKGKNIPKPTLTFDEAGFPDYVMDEIDKMGFSKPTPIQAQGWPIALSGYDMVGIASTGSGKTLSYILPAIVHINNQPKSSRGDGPIALVLAPTRELAQQIQEVCDKFANTSKIHNTCLFGGAPKGPQARDLDAGVEIVIATPGRLLDFLESARTNLKRCTYLVLDEADRMLDMGFEPQIRKIIEQIRPDRQTLMWSATWPREVQSLASEFLKDYLQINVGSLQLAANHNILQIIDVCMEYEKETKLSTLLKEIMAEKENKTIIFIETKRRVDDITRKMKRDGWPAVCIHGDKSQNERDWVLQDFRSGKAPILVATDVAARGLDVDDVKFVINFDYPSNSEDYVHRIGRTGRTNKTGTAYTFFTPSNAAKAGDLVAVLKEAKQVVNPKLQELAERGSGGGRRHRGRGGRYRRGRRSRSRSRSRDRRRRTRSRSRSRDRRRRRHSSSRSSRSRSSKSSRSHSRSRSRSRSRSRSGKCSPIKDAPAVNQIPSQGLLPTPKPLLPTPIGPQLPTNHYDKSQTKDATPPPPRNESRNKSNNQENSTPTESVANNFQQPPNVIPSLMTMNPQMNMCMPPMAAMNGQGFVMPTYFPDQYGMMMAPPFAQNSMLNANWGAPPPPPPPPAPAPSNTQNYGQIGLGQSGIESDSRKRGRSGGLGESSNHYGGGGLGSGGQSYGGGQGSGESLGYGSGLGSGGGLGSGGGLGCDGGLGSGGGLGSDEGGARSRGGRDRRRRGRGRDRDRDGPDSDYASGGLGSGGLGQMSGGPDSGGLDVSHGSLLPRMLPQNGDFVGPQGANFTAFGSYGNKNKRNPQDSGDHCYNQNNSGMEYYGQQNFGPGRPYGDGLDQSNGALANGSMGYHNDRQGNRQRR; encoded by the exons ATGGGTCGTGGCAG AGATCGTAGTCGTGATAGACGTCGCAGTCGATCCAGGAGTCGGAGTAGAAGTCGTAGTCGTAGTCCGCGTTATGGCCTCGGTTCCGGTGGTggtggcggcggcggcggcggcggcggatATGGCGGAGGAGGTCGGAGAAACAATCCGggtgctaatctcagaaaaCCGAAATGGGACCTGAGCAGATTAAAACCTTTCAAGAAAGATTTTTACATACCTCATCCTGATGTTGAAAAAAGACCCGATTCTGAAGTCGAAGCTTGGCGCAGTTCTAATGAAATCACTCTTAAGGGCAAAAACATTCCCAAACCAACATTGACATTCGATGAAGCTGGATTCCCTGATTATGTCATGgatgaaatagataaaatgGGATTCTCCAAGCCAACACCAATCCAAGCTCAAGGTTGGCCGATAGCTTTAAGTGGATATGATATGGTAGGAATAGCTTCCACTGGTTCAGGCAAAACATTGTCATATATTTTACCAgctattgtacatataaataatcaacCTAAATCTAGTAGGGGAGATGGCCCTATTGCATTAGTATTAGCTCCTACTCGAGAATTGGCTCAACAAATTCAAGAAGTTTGTGATAAGTTTGCAAATACCTCtaaaattcataatacatGTTTATTCGGAGGTGCACCTAAAGGCCCTCAAGCCAGAGATTTGGATGCTGGCGTAGAAATTGTCATTGCCACCCCAGGTCGTTTATTGGATTTCTTAGAAAGTGCAAGAACAAATCTAAAAAGGTGCACATATTTAGTCTTGGATGAGGCTGATAGAATGTTAGATATGGGGTTTGAGccacaaataagaaaaataattgaacagATAAGGCCAGATAGGCAAACACTCATGTGGTCTGCTACTTGGCCAAGAGAAGTTCAAAGTCTAGCTTCAGAATTCTTAAAAGATTACCTCCAAATTAATGTTGGTTCCCTGCAATTAGCTGCAAATCATAATATTCTGCAAATCATAGATGTTTGTATGGAatatgaaaaagaaacaaaactaaGTACTCttctaaaagaaataatggcagagaaggaaaataaaacaattatatttattgagacAAAACGCAGAGTAGATGATATTACTAGGAAAATGAAAAGGGATGG GTGGCCAGCTGTATGTATTCATGGAGATAAATCTCAAAATGAGAGGGATTGGGTATTGCAAG aCTTCCGGAGTGGAAAGGCTCCTATACTTGTAGCCACTGATGTTGCTGCCAGAGGTTTGG ATGTTGATGATGTGAAGTTTGTTATAAACTTTGACTACCCCAGCAATTCAGAGGATTATGTTCATCGTATTGGAAGAACTGGACGGACAAACAAGACTGGTACTGCATATACCTTCTTTACACCATCCAATGCTGCAAAAGCTGGGGATCTTGTCGCAGTTTTAAAAGAAGCGAAACAAGTGGTTAATCCTAAATTACAAGAATTAGCAGAGCGTGGGAGCGGTGGTGGGCGAC GTCACCGCGGACGTGGAGGTCGATACCGCAGAGGGCGCCGCTCCCGCTCACGCTCTCGCTCAAGAGACCGTCGCCGCCGCACGAGATCTCGTTCCCGTTCAAGAGACCGCCGCCGGCGCAGACACAGCTCGTCAAGATCGTCCAGAAGTCGTTCGTCCAAGTCGTCACGAAGCCATTCACGTTCCCGTTCCCGTTCTCGAAGCCGCTCTCGATCAGGCAAGTGCAGCCCTATAAAGGACGCTCCAGCTGTGAATCAGATACCATCACAAGGCTTATTGCCTACTCCCAAACCACTTTTGCCCACACCTATAGGCCCTCAGCTTCCCACCAACCACTATGATAAATCGCAGACGAAAGATGCGACACCACCTCCTCCTAGAAATGAATctagaaataaaagtaataatcaaGAAAATAGTACCCCTACTGAAAGTGTTGCAAATAATTTCCAGCAGCCTCCTAATGTCATTCCCTCTTTAATGACGATGAATCCTCAAATGAATATGTGCATGCCTCCTATGGCTGCCATGAACGGACAGGGTTTTGTTATGCCGACATATTTCCCTGATCAATATGGCATGATGATGGCCCCTCCTTTTGCTCAAAATTCAATGCTAAATGCTAACTGGGGCGCCCCTCCTCCACCGCCCCCGCCTCCGGCTCCCGCTCCTTctaatacacaaaattatgGGCAAATTGGTTTGGGACAAAGTGGCATAGAGTCAGATTCCAGAAAAAGAGGACGTTCTGGCGGGCTCGGAGAGAGCTCGAATCATTATGGCGGCGGAGGACTAGGCTCCGGTGGCCAAAGTTACGGCGGAGGTCAAGGCTCAGGTGAGAGCCTCGGCTACGGCAGCGGGCTGGGCTCCGGCGGAGGCCTGGGCTCCGGCGGGGGCCTGGGCTGCGACGGCGGCCTGGGCTCTGGCGGGGGCCTAGGCTCCGACGAGGGTGGCGCGCGCTCGCGCGGCGGCCGCGACCGGCGCCGGCGCGGAAGAGGGCGCGACCGTGACCGCGACGGCCCCGACTCGGATTACGCGAGTGGGGGCCTCGGGTCTGGCGGCCTCGGCCAGATGTCAGGCGGCCCAGATTCTGGCGGTCTTGATGTATCCCATGGGAGCCTATTGCCGCGCATGCTTCCCCAAAACGGCGACTTTGTTGGACCGCAGGGTGCAAACTTCACTGCCTTTGGTTCTTatggaaacaaaaataaaagaaatccaCAAGACAGCGGAGATCACtgttataatcaaaataattctGGCATGGAATATTATGGACAACAAAACTTTGGACCAGGCAGACCATATGGTGATGGACTAGATCAGAGCAATGGTGCGCTGGCTAACGGCTCCATGGGATACCATAATGACCGCCAGGGCAACCGCCAGCGTCGGTGA
- the LOC119840129 gene encoding tubulin polyglutamylase complex subunit 2: MSFCVDLVSEDSFYENITLGVTKLLESDPRISNVAVERRPPCDRVALSNWEQKHSAILPDDLRNFYLSTDGFQLTWHYKFTADEILPVGSIRVNSLNELYLSPSLKDLLDFSLTRQSSGPRPVLNTKSKVFELDTCRNIGKVCLIYTGGAWSVWLATREGGWGWLADSFTHYFRMALVHLGLPGWQAAFANLPLIPWAEQLFLLLAPHLLEKTDADVSLISTGSETGLNHIDPNIFKTSARHHKNNARAAN, from the exons atgagCTTTTGTGTCGATTTAGTCTCAGAGGATtcgttttatgaaaatatcacTTTAGGTGTAACAAAACTGCTTG aatcaGATCCTCGTATTTCAAATGTTGCCGTAGAAAGAAGACCTCCATGTGACCGCGTAGCTCTCTCCAATTGGGAACAAAAGCATTCGGCGATATTACCTGATGATCTTCGTAACTTTTACCTATCAACAGATGGATTTCAGCTTACAtggcattataaat ttacagCTGATGAAATATTACCAGTTGGATCGATACGTGTAAACTCGCTGAATGAACTCTATTTATCGCCTTCTCTGAAAGATTTGTTGGATTTTTCTCTAACCCGACAATCATCCGGACCGCGTCCCGTTCTCAATACGAAAAGCAAAGTTTTTGAATTGGACACATGTCGGAACATTGGAAaa GTATGTTTGATATACACCGGCGGCGCGTGGTCGGTGTGGCTGGCAACGCGTGAAGGTGGCTGGGGCTGGCTGGCTGATTCATTTACGCACTACTTCAGAATGGCTTTAGTTCATCTTGGCTTGCCGGGATGGCAAGCAGCATTCGCTAATTTGCCACTTATCCCTTGGGCTGAG CAACTATTTCTTCTACTCGCACCCCATCTTTTGGAGAAAACAGATGCGGATGTTAGTTTGATATCTACTGGCAGCGAGACCGGTCTAAACCACATCGACCC